One window of the Torulaspora delbrueckii CBS 1146 chromosome 6, complete genome genome contains the following:
- the TDEL0F00170 gene encoding MFS transporter has protein sequence MSAEINVRSNDKKNSKVPLVIESDVIYPTSSSGSDMYDGSGFEQAYLEKSKIISRAIDEIGFGKYQIGLFIVAGFGWFADNAWPVATSLILPRLLEVDGVHPPSEGRTPFIPLAQNLGLLAGALFWSLSSDVTGRKWAFNITFLWTAVWAIVAGSSPNFAALGVFAALWSFGVGGNLPVDSAIFIENIPSKYNYLLTVLSIFWAFGQIVTNLLSWALITNYSCETEIVRKSCNWGWRYFLFAMGGLTFLLFGIRLAFRVLESPRFHMSRGDDEAAIITLHQIAKINGKETSITLDDLKEIDARYPRPDNVEVKEDGLLSGRQIIKNKLAKYKLEHIKQVFGSRKQAYSSSLVIFVWAIIGLAFPLYNAFLPTYLSERGNANASLSVALTYRNSLIIAVMGIPGAIIGGICVESKLGRKGSLSLSMIITGVILFGSTTAKSSNSYLGWNCGFNIVSNIMYGVLYGYTPEIFPTRVRGTGVGLAASANRVLGIFSPIIGMYANLATSAPIFVSGALFILAGVISAFFPYESRGRASY, from the coding sequence ATGTCAGCAGAAATAAATGTGCGAAGTAATGATAAGAAGAACTCCAAGGTGCCCTTGGTGATTGAGAGCGACGTTATCTACCCGACCAGTTCATCTGGAAGTGACATGTATGATGGGTCCGGTTTTGAACAGGCATATCTagaaaaatcaaagattaTATCTAGggcaattgatgaaattggaTTCGGAAAATATCAGATCGGACTGTTTATAGTGGCAGGGTTTGGATGGTTTGCAGACAACGCCTGGCCGGTTGCGACTAGTTTGATCCTGCCACGACTACTAGAAGTCGATGGAGTTCATCCGCCAAGCGAAGGCAGGACTCCGTTTATTCCCTTGGCACAAAATTTGGGATTGTTAGCAGGAGCTTTGTTTTGGTCTCTATCATCGGATGTCACTGGGAGAAAATGGGCCTTTAATATTACGTTCTTATGGACAGCGGTCTGGGCTATTGTGGCGGGGTCATCGCCTAATTTTGCAGCGTTGGGTGTATTCGCAGCACTTTGGAGTTTTGGAGTAGGGGGGAATCTTCCTGTTGATTCAGCtattttcattgaaaacatACCTTCCAAATACAATTATTTGTTAACGGTATTGAGTATATTTTGGGCATTTGGTCAAATCGTTACAAACTTACTTTCTTGGGCTTTAATTACAAATTATTCTTGCGAAACCGAAATTGTTCGCAAGAGCTGTAACTGGGGTTGGAGGTATTTTTTATTTGCAATGGGAGGTCTAACCTTTTTACTATTTGGGATTCGGTTGGCATTCAGGGTCCTTGAGTCTCCTAGATTCCATATGTCAAgaggtgatgatgaggctGCAATTATCACATTACAtcaaattgcaaaaatcAACGGTAAAGAGACCAGCATCACgcttgatgatttgaaagagatagaTGCACGGTATCCGAGACCAGACAATGTTGaagtcaaagaagatgggtTACTTTCTGGAAGGCAGATTATCAAAAATAAACTGGCGAAATACAAGTTAGAGCACATCAAGCAGGTGTTCGGTTCTAGAAAACAGGCgtattcttcttcgttggTAATATTTGTTTGGGCGATAATTGGTCTTGCGTTCCCACTTTATAATGCTTTTTTGCCAACTTACCTTTCGGAAAGAGGAAATGCGAATGCTTCATTGAGTGTTGCCTTGACCTATAGAAACAGCTTGATTATAGCAGTGATGGGTATACCTGGAGCTATTATTGGCGGTATTTGCGTTGAATCGAAATTGGGGAGAAAAGGTAGTCTCTCTTTATCCATGATAATTACTGGGGTAATTTTGTTTGGTTCGACCACTGCAAAATCCAGTAATTCATATTTGGGATGGAATTGTGGATTCAATATTGTTTCAAATATAATGTATGGGGTATTATATGGGTATACTCCTGAAATATTCCCTACCAGAGTGAGAGGCACAGGTGTCGGTCTCGCTGCATCGGCAAATCGTGTTCTGGGGATATTTTCTCCAATCATTGGGATGTATGCCAATTTGGCCACTTCAGCTCCAATCTTTGTTAGTGGAGCCCTTTTCATTCTAGCCGGAGTAATATCTGCATTTTTTCCGTACGAATCGAGAGGTAGAGCGAGCTATTGA
- the TDEL0F00180 gene encoding uncharacterized protein, with product MRLAFILSVCLVFVFSPGYSHDPATGISKQVFVEPQQSKQVFPLYSSIILVAQGVYAHYNVAKPVWIRVVWWGAFVAEDGGVLDNSIQIRRAFLICNDVNTYSDDCANSIRDAFKSCLMKLIYLLLVNKGHYKPSLVLFAFYILFYLFQNGK from the coding sequence ATGAGACTCGCCTTCATCTTAAGCGTTTGTCTCGTTTTTGTTTTTTCTCCTGGATATAGTCATGATCCAGCTACTGGCATTTCAAAGCAGGTATTCGTCGAACCACAGCAGAGTAAGCAGGTGTTTCCATTGTATAGTTCCATTATTTTGGTTGCGCAAGGCGTTTACGCTCATTATAATGTCGCGAAACCAGTTTGGATTCGGGTTGTATGGTGGGGGGCCTTTGTAGCAGAGGATGGTGGTGTTTTAGATAATTCAATCCAAATACGTCGTGCATTTCTGATTTGCAATGATGTAAACACATACAGTGACGACTGCGCTAATAGCATTCGGGATGCATTCAAGTCTTGcctgatgaagttgatttACCTACTTCTGGTCAATAAGGGTCATTACAAACCTTCACTAGTTTTATTTGCATTTTATATATTGTTctatctttttcaaaatggtAAATGA
- the TDEL0F00190 gene encoding uncharacterized protein has product MSYVFFALLGLPLLASMAQVAMAQANYVACLPQGERTAGFSARFFPYALSDLSSYKDPAYMGYGYANQAPVGSVSGIETVGFRYYPCILHPGVPYCTRTVFWGSDIYGFNTTPSNFTVEVSGYFLAPLTGQYTIGLPQVDDSAALQFGDGAAFNCCQQNLKPPKSTNFSIDAVRPLDAVGYNAQSSAQVSLIADFYYPIRLVYTNLQGNAVLGFNITLPDGRVITDFTNYAFSFPADVKQPSCAITNPVIPITSTTTRGWSGSVTSTYGTTTTYETGTDGAVTPEVIIEVETPTGSLSSYSSVSSFSSSVPSRGSSAPSSLSIPTGSSSVPKSSSIPSSSSAQPSSSTPKSSSSAPPSSSAQPSSSAQPSSSAPPSSSAQPSSSTPKSSSIPSSSSAQPSSSAQPSSSAQPSSSVQPNSFVPKTSSIPASSYSSSSKYPEPVLPSSSFFTLPSYNTSSRTGASSQSLTSVSTSSSQQSTPTSPESYTPAPTFSKESTTVFPRTTSSAPSSLTGDTLSTVTTIDGKTKIYTTSCPLTFSESVYSSSADTFSEESTTFSTEASTSAQITVPGSVLGTVTTIVDGKITIYTTTCPISLGQSMSSSSSNTAIVTETKTRERDGSGDSVQSQGSQAAAGQISKSRSNTSPERTSAATRDVSQDTEKTTLTTMSSSSTAASQNLASVAVAQFSSSGNEPVISATHSVAPVSSFEGLAHRAEFGIYGLLLAVLPILV; this is encoded by the coding sequence ATGAGTTATGTGTTCTTTGCCCTACTTGGGCTTCCATTACTGGCCTCCATGGCACAGGTCGCCATGGCACAGGCTAATTATGTTGCCTGTTTGCCGCAAGGTGAAAGGACGGCTGGTTTTAGTGCTCGTTTTTTCCCATACGCTTTGAGCGATCTTAGTTCGTATAAGGACCCCGCCTATATGGGATATGGATACGCGAACCAAGCACCTGTGGGATCAGTCTCAGGTATTGAGACTGTGGGTTTCAGGTATTACCCATGTATTCTTCACCCTGGGGTTCCTTACTGTACTCGTACAGTCTTCTGGGGATCTGACATTTACGGATTTAACACAACCCCTTCCAATTTTACCGTTGAAGTTAGCGGCTATTTCCTTGCGCCATTGACTGGTCAGTACACCATTGGTTTGCCCCAAGTTGACGATTCTGCAGCTTTACAGTTTGGTGATGGTGCTGCATTCAACTGCTGTCAACAAAATTTAAAGCCTCCCAAGAGtaccaatttttcaattgacgCGGTGAGACCGCTAGATGCTGTTGGTTATAACGCGCAAAGCTCTGCTCAAGTGTCACTAATTGCTGACTTTTACTACCCCATTAGACTCGTGTACACAAATCTTCAAGGTAATGCAGTGTTAGGCTTCAATATAACTTTACCTGATGGAAGAGTCATCACCGATTTCACTAATTATGCTTTCTCTTTTCCGGCCGATGTTAAGCAACCAAGTTGTGCGATAACAAATCCTGTGATCCCAATCACTAGTACTACCACTAGGGGATGGAGCGGAAGTGTCACATCTACTTATGGAACGACTACAACTTACGAGACTGGGACCGATGGTGCAGTGACACCCGAAGTGATTATCGAAGTTGAAACGCCAACTGGTTCGTTGAGTTCGTACTCATCGGTTTCTTCGTTTAGTTCATCTGTGCCAAGCAGGGGATCTTCTGCGCCAAGCAGTTTGTCCATACCAACTGGTTCATCTTCGGTTCCAAAAAGCAGCTCAATTCCAAGCAGCTCTTCTGCTCAGccaagctcttcaactccTAAGAGCAGCTCTTCTGCTCCACCAAGCTCTTCTGCTCAGCCAAGCTCATCTGCTCAGCCAAGCTCATCTGCTCCACCAAGCTCATCTGCTCAGccaagctcttcaactccTAAAAGCAGCTCGATTCCAAGCAGCTCTTCTGCTCAGCCAAGCTCATCTGCTCAGCCAAGCTCTTCTGCTCAGCCAAGCTCTTCTGTTCAGCCAAACTCTTTTGTTCCCAAGACCTCATCTATTCCAGCAAGTTCGTATAGCAGTTCATCCAAATATCCCGAGCCGGTCTTGCCCTCGTCGTCATTCTTCACATTGCCATCTTATAATACGTCAAGCAGAACAGGAGCCAGCTCGCAGAGTCTCACCAGCGTTTCAACCTCATCATCACAGCAATCAACACCCACCAGCCCAGAGAGTTACACACCTGCACCAACATTTAGCAAAGAATCCACTACCGTTTTTCCTCGAACTACAAGCTCAGCTCCTTCTTCGCTCACTGGGGACACTTTGAGTACAGTAACAACAATTGACGGAAAGACTAAGATTTACACAACCTCATGTCCATTAACTTTCAGCGAAAGCGTGTACAGCTCTTCGGCAGATACATTCAGCGAAGAATCGACTACCTTCTCGACTGAAGCTTCAACTTCAGCTCAAATTACAGTTCCTGGGAGCGTCTTGGGCACAGTAACAACGATTGTTGATGGGAAGATAACGATTTACACAACCACCTGTCCAATAAGTCTTGGTCAAAGCATGTCAAGTTCTTCCTCAAATACAGCTATTGTTACAGAAACAAAGACTAGAGAGCGTGATGGTTCAGGTGATTCAGTGCAGTCTCAGGGAAGCCAAGCTGCGGCAGGTCAGATATCTAAAAGTCGTTCAAACACATCTCCAGAAAGAACTTCAGCGGCAACTAGAGATGTATCTCAAGACACCGAAAAGACGACCTTGACCACCATGTCGAGTTCCAGTACAGCAGCTTCTCAGAATTTGGCTTCCGTTGCCGTTGCACAATTCTCTTCCTCAGGAAATGAACCTGTAATTAGTGCCACTCACTCGGTCGCACCCGTATCATCCTTCGAAGGCTTAGCTCACAGGGCAGAGTTTGGGATTTATGGCTTACTTTTGGCTGTCTTGCCAATTCTTGTATGA
- the TDEL0F00200 gene encoding histidine phosphatase family protein — translation MLWEKIGTQEEIVPFLGGAGPHFSYPLDFGIDKAIPDTCELTQVQLFARHGERYPTKSKGAKILETYYKLANYTGTFNQSLSFLDDDYEIFIQDTNNFEEETTLKNTVNPLNPYTGEMDAKRHSQEFLAQYADLLEETPSFAMFTSNSKRCHDTAKFFIDGLGKDYNVSLQIIDEDPSSGYNTLTPRYACSNFNETENDEYVDTYSHKYLSNLAKRLNDENIGLNLTKSDATNLFDWCSYELNARGYSDICDVFTQEELVHYSYQDDLESYYENGNGNSLGATAGSVLFNASAELLRQSDELEQKVWLSFTHDSDLVNYIAAVGLFDDGHKLNASQVPFRDHVYRKSWIVPQGARIYTQQFKCSNQTYVRYVVNDVVIPIESCSSGPGFSCPSDGFFKYVEERIGGINYNEKCGQNKASNATSLTFYWDYESKNYNASLIKK, via the coding sequence ATGCTTTGGGAAAAAATTGGTACTcaggaagaaattgttcCATTTCTAGGAGGTGCTGGTCCACATTTCTCCTACCCACTTGACTTCGGTATTGATAAGGCAATCCCAGATACCTGCGAATTGActcaagttcaattgtTCGCTAGACATGGTGAAAGATACCCAACCAAGAGTAAAGGTGCTAAGATCTTGGAAACTTACTACAAATTGGCAAACTACACCGGTACTTTTAACCAGTCTCTATCTTTCTTGGACGATGATTAtgaaatcttcatccaGGATACTAAcaatttcgaagaagagaccACTTTGAAGAACACCGTCAACCCTTTGAACCCTTATACCGGTGAAATGGATGCTAAGAGACACAGTCAGGAATTCTTAGCTCAATATGCTGACTTGTTGGAAGAGACTCCAAGCTTTGCTATGTTCACTTCCAACTCTAAGAGATGTCATGACACTGccaagttcttcatcgacGGGTTGGGTAAGGATTACAACGTCTCCTTGCAAATTATTGACGAGGACCCATCATCTGGTTACAACACTTTAACCCCAAGATATGCCTGTTCCAACTTCAACGAAACCGAGAACGATGAATACGTTGACACTTACTCTCACAAATATTTGTCCAACCTTGCTAAGAGACTAAATGATGAGAACATTGGTTTGAACTTGACCAAGAGTGATGCCACTAATCTATTCGACTGGTGTTCTTACGAACTAAATGCCCGTGGTTACAGTGATATCTGTGATGTCTTCACtcaagaagagcttgtTCACTACTCTTACCAGgatgatttggaaagtTACTACGAGAATGGTAACGGTAACTCCTTGGGTGCCACAGCCGGTTCTGTTCTTTTCAACGCTTCTGCTGAATTGTTGAGACAAAGCGACGAATTGGAACAAAAAGTTTGGTTGAGTTTCACTCATGACTCTGACCTTGTTAATTATATTGCTGCTGTTGGCCTATTCGACGATGGCCACAAGCTAAACGCTTCTCAAGTTCCATTCCGTGACCATGTCTACCGTAAGTCATGGATCGTTCCTCAAGGTGCTAGAATCTACACTCAACAATTCAAATGCTCTAACCAAACTTACGTCCGTTACGTTGTCAACGACGTCGTCATTCCAATCGAGAGCTGCTCCTCTGGTCCTGGTTTCTCTTGTCCATCTgatggtttcttcaagtacGTCGAGGAACGTATCGGTGGTATCAACTACAACGAAAAGTGTGGTCAAAACAAGGCAAGCAACGCCACTTCTCTAACCTTTTACTGGGATTACGAGAGCAAAAACTACAACGCTagtttgatcaaaaaatgA
- the MIR1 gene encoding Mir1p (similar to Saccharomyces cerevisiae MIR1 (YJR077C); ancestral locus Anc_1.536): protein MSAPVPQYTVSDYAKFALAGAIGCGTTHSAMVPIDVVKTRIQLEPTIYNKGMVSSFKKIIGEEGAGALLTGFGPTLLGYSMQGAFKFGGYEVFKKLFIDTLGYDTAVNYKNSIYMGSAAIAEFFADIALCPLEATRIRLVSQPNFANGLVGGFSRILKEEGLGSFYAGFTPILFKQIPYNISKFLVFERAAEAYFGLAGPKEQLSATSVTGINLVAGLTAGLAAAIVSQPADTLLSKVNKTKKAPGQSTIGLLGQLAKQLGFFGSFAGLPTRLVMVGTLTSLQFGIYGSLKRTLGCAPSVEIAKKD from the coding sequence ATGTCTGCTCCAGTTCCTCAATACACTGTATCTGACTATGCCAAGTTCGCTCTAGCTGGTGCCATTGGTTGTGGTACCACTCACTCCGCTATGGTCCCAATCGATGTTGTCAAAACTAGAATTCAATTGGAACCAACCATTTACAACAAGGGTatggtttcttctttcaagaagattatCGGTGAAGAAGGTGCTGGTGCTTTGTTGACCGGTTTCGGTCCAACTTTGTTGGGTTACTCCATGCAAGGTGCTTTCAAATTCGGTGGTTACgaagtcttcaaaaagttgtTCATTGACACTTTGGGTTACGACACTGCTGTCAATTACAAGAACTCTATTTACATGGGTTCCGCCGCTATCGCCGAATTTTTCGCTGATATTGCCTTGTGTCCATTGGAAGCTACTAGAATTAGATTGGTTTCTCAACCAAACTTCGCCAACGGTTTGGTCGGTGGTTTCTCTagaatcttgaaagaggaagGTCTAGGTTCTTTCTACGCCGGTTTCACTCCAATCTTGTTCAAGCAAATTCCTTACAACATCTCCAAGTTCTTGGTTTTCGAACGTGCTGCTGAAGCATACTTTGGTCTAGCTGGTCCAAAGGAACAGTTGTCTGCTACTTCTGTCACTGGTATCAACTTGGTTGCTGGTTTGACCGCTGGTTTGGCTGCTGCTATTGTCTCTCAACCTGCTGACACTTTGTTGTCTAAGGTTAACAAGACCAAGAAGGCTCCAGGTCAATCCACCATCGGTTTGCTGGGTCAATTGGCCAAGCAATTGGGTTTCTTCGGTTCTTTCGCCGGTTTGCCAACCCGTTTGGTTATGGTCGGTACCTTGACCTCCTTGCAATTCGGTATCTAcggttctttgaagagaaccTTGGGTTGTGCTCCAAGTGTCGAAATCGCTAAGAAGGATTAA
- the TFC1 gene encoding transcription factor TFIIIC subunit TFC1 (similar to Saccharomyces cerevisiae TFC1 (YBR123C); ancestral locus Anc_3.384) — MSTEDNGLIRGSPTPERCAALAKEYTLDIPRIPSLELPLHVSSSQDSVTKAIKMCGGLSKIKEVLNERGESAESQKGLELYLNEGSHRDFSDKFFNEHPIIGKKVPYRDESIVLKIEMPKGTLAKNNGNIQKSLESLRSRDVRVTPVAIINNTIKFREMSDFQVRLDNAPSATEFKDSFDSLDWNNMKAFVDSVPDFDTRPFENISNLMMDRSSKIPSLDFQLPPPPRFSMVGLPYQYKYKTNPFATKKSNGAAEVKGTYIKNYQQFVHDMNEVTETPANPHPSLQKDYEVARATGVYPGTKKESNFYQNLEECLKVLGELFSKRPIWVKRHIDGIVSKDLHHTLKIALALLSYRFTMGPWRNTYIKFGVDPRTSSAYAKYQTEYFKIERKLLRSPILKKNMPSPPAPVYESNNPGDIDSRFKFNGKQIPWYLMLQVDLLVEEPNIAEVYSKAEFLPKANELTGWFQELDLAKIRRIVKYELGCMVQGNYDFNEYKLKYFKTMVYVKESMIKEQSTDQDGDVNMDEDSNEPNQNKEESDEDEENGVASGEADEVALEADEADEDENVRVDEAQDDEGDDYDDAAFEINSATFQEVIDRISRLNPEVAQRLQNDLTGLVNEANL, encoded by the coding sequence atgTCCACTGAGGACAATGGACTGATAAGGGGTTCGCCTACTCCAGAGCGATGTGCCGCTTTAGCCAAAGAGTATACTTTGGACATTCCTAGGATACCAAGTCTCGAGCTACCCTTGCATGTCTCTTCCAGCCAAGATAGCGTCACCAAGGCTATCAAGATGTGTGGTGGACTTtccaagatcaaggaaGTGCTGAATGAGCGTGGTGAGAGTGCTGAATCACAAAAGGGATTGGAGTTGTATTTAAATGAAGGTTCCCATAGGGATTTCTCAGAtaagttcttcaatgagCACCCGATTATTGGCAAAAAAGTACCTTACAGAGACGAGTCAATTGTACTTAAGATTGAGATGCCAAAGGGAACGTTAGCCAAAAATAATGGAAACATTCAAAAGTCTCTGGAATCGTTAAGAAGCCGAGATGTTAGAGTCACCCCGGTGGCTATAATCAACAATACGATCAAGTTCAGAGAAATGTCAGATTTCCAGGTGAGACTAGATAATGCACCTTCAGCTACTGAATTCAAGGATAGCTTTGACTCGCTTGATTGGAACAACATGAAAGCATTCGTCGATTCAGTACCGGACTTTGATACACGGCCGTTCGAGAACATAAGTAATCTGATGATGGATCGATCGTCAAAGATCCCAAGTCTTGATTTTCAATTGCCTCCACCACCTAGATTTTCAATGGTTGGTCTACCGTATCAATACAAGTACAAAACAAATCCCTTCGCTACAAAGAAATCCAATGGCGCTGCAGAAGTGAAGGGTACATACATTAAAAACTATCAGCAATTTGTACATGACATGAATGAGGTTACAGAGACTCCTGCGAACCCCCATCCTTCATTGCAGAAAGATTACGAAGTCGCCAGAGCGACAGGTGTCTATCCaggaacaaagaaagaatccAATTTCTACCAAAATTTAGAGGAGTGTCTTAAAGTTCTTGGAGAGCTATTCTCAAAGAGACCCATCTGGGTCAAGAGACACATTGACGGAATTGTGAGCAAGGATTTGCACCatactttgaaaattgCCTTGGCACTTCTTTCCTACCGGTTTACTATGGGACCATGGAGAAATACCTatatcaaatttggtgTAGATCCTCGAACATCTTCCGCATACGCAAAATATCAGACGGAGTACTTTAAGATCGAGAGGAAATTACTACGTTCACcaatcttgaagaaaaatatgCCTAGCCCCCCAGCACCGGTATATGAATCGAATAATCCAGGAGATATTGACAGTCGATTCAAATTTAATGGGAAACAAATCCCTTGGTATCTGATGCTGCAAGTAGATTTACTAGTGGAAGAACCAAATATTGCCGAAGTTTACTCCAAGGCAGAGTTCTTGCCGAAAGCAAATGAACTCACAGGCTGGTTTCAAGAACTAGATCTGGCAAAAATAAGAAGGATAGTAAAGTATGAGTTGGGTTGTATGGTCCAAGGAAATTACGACTTCAATGAGTACAAGCTGAAGTATTTCAAAACAATGGTCTATGTCAAGGAATCGATGATCAAAGAGCAGAGTACGGATCAAGATGGCGACGTGAATATGGACGAGGATAGCAACGAGCCCAACCAAAACAAGGAAGAAtccgatgaagatgaggagAATGGTGTTGCTTCAGGCGAAGCTGACGAAGTTGCCTTAGAGGCCGATGAGgccgatgaagatgaaaacGTTCGAGTCGACGAGGCCCAGGATGACGAAGGTGATGACTACGATGATGCCGCATTTGAGATCAATTCCGCCACATTTCAAGAGGTCATTGACCGCATTTCCAGGCTGAATCCCGAAGTTGCTCAACGTCTGCAAAACGACCTGACTGGCCTGGTCAACGAAGCCAACCTTTGA
- the MRPL36 gene encoding mitochondrial 54S ribosomal protein bL31m (similar to Saccharomyces cerevisiae MRPL36 (YBR122C); ancestral locus Anc_3.383), giving the protein MLRNLILRRFASTGSYQGSGQINIPRRPLKKIRLGKARPAIYHEFNVKVELSDGSVITRRSQFPKDEIRLIQDQRNSPLWNSSRDDLVVVDANAGGRLDKFKERYGSVFSMAAEPKPTEEKKEAAAKGKQEKEAAADEGEFGMDDYLSLLNEDSEQIKTGKLATKKKTKK; this is encoded by the coding sequence ATGCTTAGGAATCTTATATTGAGAAGATTTGCTTCCACAGGTTCCTATCAAGGAAGTGGTCAGATAAACATTCCAAGAAgaccattgaaaaagatccGTCTAGGTAAAGCCAGACCTGCCATATATCATGAATTCAACGTCAAAGTGGAATTGAGTGACGGTAGTGTAATAACAAGAAGGTCCCAATTTCCAAAGGACGAGATCAGATTGATTCAGGATCAAAGAAATAGCCCATTATGGAATTCAAGCAGAGACGATCTGGTAGTTGTGGATGCTAACGCTGGTGGCAGATTGGACAAGTTCAAGGAAAGATACGGCTCAGTGTTTTCCATGGCTGCTGAACCAAAACCAACcgaagagaagaaagaggcTGCAGCAAAGGGCAAGCAGGAGAAGGAGGCAGCTGCTGATGAAGGAGAGTTTGGAATGGACGATTACTTGTCGCTGTTGAACGAGGACTCTGAACAAATAAAGACTGGTAAATTGGCCACAAAaaagaaaacaaagaaaTAG
- the DIB1 gene encoding U4/U6-U5 snRNP complex subunit DIB1 (similar to Saccharomyces cerevisiae DIB1 (YPR082C); ancestral locus Anc_3.382), with product MGSVFLPHLHTGWHVDQAIVTETERLVVIRFGNDGDRECMIMDELLYSIAEKVKNFAAIYLCDITEVPDFNEIYELQDPLTVMFFYQNKHMMCDFGTGNNNKMNFLVDDKQEMIDILETIFRGARKNKGLVISPYDYNHKRV from the coding sequence ATGGGGAGTGTATTTCTGCCACATTTACATACAGGCTGGCATGTCGATCAAGCTATAGTTACAGAAACAGAGAGACTAGTGGTGATTCGATTCGGTAACGATGGGGATCGAGAGTGCATGATAATGGATGAGCTGTTATACTCTATAGCTGAGAAAGTCAAAAACTTTGCAGCAATCTATTTATGCGATATTACTGAGGTACCAGACTTTAATGAGATCTACGAATTGCAAGATCCCCTGACAGTCATGTTCTTCTACCAGAATAAGCATATGATGTGTGATTTTGGGACCGGtaacaacaacaagatgaattttttaGTAGATGATAAACAAGAAATGATCGATATCCTAGAGACCATATTCAGAGGAGCCCGTAAAAACAAAGGTTTGGTAATTTCTCCATATGATTACAACCATAAACGCGTCTAA